From a region of the Arachis ipaensis cultivar K30076 chromosome B09, Araip1.1, whole genome shotgun sequence genome:
- the LOC107615206 gene encoding uncharacterized protein LOC107615206, with amino-acid sequence MFLCETKNITTNVTTQCNKAGFQQAYCVDPRGQSGGLVLAWKNNAVVSILSSDDFFIFFEWTDPTKQRKWEVVAVHLHCDDNIRFNQFRRIMEIKMTASPYFLVIGDFNAISAYHEKEGGRMKSASSIEVFNKFISDGELVDLGYEGRKFTWSNRRYGDNLIMERLDRCLSTHHFRANYSQATILHLDDTGSDHCPLMLLADREEHKAKRRF; translated from the coding sequence ATGTTTTTATGTGAAACTAAGAATATTACCACGAATGTTACAACTCAATGCAACAAAGCAGGTTTTCAGCAGGCATATTGTGTGGATCCTAGGGGTCAATCTGGTGGGCTAGTGCTGGCATGGAAGAATAATGCAGTTGTCTCAATTCTTTCTAGCGAtgacttctttattttctttgagTGGACAGACCCTACCAAACAAAGAAAATGGGAAGTAGTTGCTGTTCACCTACATTGTGATGACAACATTCGGTTTAATCAATTCCGAAGAATTATGGAGATCAAAATGACAGCCAGCCCCTATTTTCTTGTGATAGGCGACTTTAATGCCATCTCCGCCTACCATGAGAAAGAGGGAGGAAGAATGAAGTCGGCCTCATCAATAGAGGTTTTCAATAAATTCATTAGTGATGGTGAGCTGGTGGACTTGGGTTACGAAGGGAGAAAATTCACTTGGAGCAATAGACGATACGGTGACAACCTAATCATGGAACGGCTGGATAGATGCCTCTCTACACATCATTTCAGAGCAAATTATTCGCAAGCAACAATACTACATTTAGATGATACAGGCTCTGACCATTGCCCTTTGATGCTACTGGCGGACAGGGAGGAGCACAAGGCAAAAAGAAGATTTTGA
- the LOC107615204 gene encoding bidirectional sugar transporter SWEET6a-like: protein MVSAALVRTVIGIIGNVISFGLFFSPAPTFYRIIKKKSVEEFKPDPYIATVLNCAFWVFYGLPFVHPHSVLVVTINGVGLVFEFVYLTIFYIYATNKGRRKVLFLMGSEVLFFAAVAFITLLVLHGTHERSLVVGVLCDIFNIMMYVSPLTIMTKVIKTKSVEYMPFWLSLTNFLNGVCWTTYALIHPFDIYVLVSNGIGALSGLIQLILYACYCSYNNGENNGDGDDSVSIIVVKGKIELV from the coding sequence atggtgaGCGCTGCACTTGTTCGTACCGTTATCGGCATTATAGGGAATGTGATCTCTTTTGGCTTGTTTTTCTCACCAGCGCCAACATTCTATCGGATAATAAAGAAAAAGTCCGTGGAAGAGTTCAAACCCGATCCATATATAGCAACGGTTCTAAACTGTGCGTTTTGGGTGTTCTATGGGCTTCCTTTCGTGCACCCTCACAGTGTTCTTGTGGTTACCATCAATGGCGTTGGCCTTGTCTTCGAGTTCGTCTATCTCACCATTTTTTACATTTATGCCACTAACAAAGGACGGAGGAAGGTACTGTTCCTTATGGGATCAGAGGTTTTGTTCTTTGCCGCTGTTGCTTTTATAACGTTGCTGGTACTACATGGCACTCACGAAAGATCGTTAGTGGTTGGTGTACTGTGTGATATATTTAATATCATGATGTATGTCTCTCCTCTTACGATCATGACAAAGGTTATAAAAACCAAGAGCGTGGAATATATGCCATTTTGGCTATCTCTAACTAACTTTCTCAATGGAGTGTGCTGGACAACATACGCTCTCATCCACCCTTTCGATATTTACGTCCTGGTAAGTAATGGAATTGGAGCATTGTCTGGATTGATTCAGCTAATACTATATGCTTGTTACTGCTCCTATAATAATGGAGAGAATAACGGTGATGGTGATGACAGTGTGTCAATTATAGTTGTTAAGGGAAAGATTGAATTAGTTTGA
- the LOC107615205 gene encoding uncharacterized protein LOC107615205 — translation MVWVNQLINNSRQWQEKLVKSIFRADIATEILQTTISEDGKDSITWKWERNGYYSVASGYRTAFRLSHPPIQQHPEVCREKRVWNSLWELQFPPKVKVFLWKALHGGLPVRNRLHSRLQTIEDICPMCHELGESVNHCIFDCKHAKKIGRKTEFENFVTFNSSEDFWRRWIKLIEALRRRPNWKINSAFTAILAWRIWLARNLKIFEAKDSAIDVLYSSAVKLLEEFGKRNEKTKERHQRLREEEGEERENRGGTTLAGSGAAVAVEDGNRGGEREIEEKRKRSIEREDTTEEEALSHAVSLRAAAKPSSLGLPSPPSEVPSPSLHEESPLLLSPSLEFTAATVGDEPIRALAAGAG, via the exons ATGGTATGGGTAAACCAACTCATCAACAATTCCAGACAGTGGCAAGAAAAACTAGTTAAAAGCATATTTAGAGCCGATATTGCTACTGAGATTCTACAAACAACTATCTCAGAAGATGGGAAAGATAGCATTACCTGGAAGTGGGAACGAAACGGATACTACTCGGTGGCTTCTGGGTACCGTACTGCTTTTAGACTTTCTCACCCTCCAATCCAACAGCACCCGGAAGTGTGCAGAGAGAAGAGAGTTTGGAATAGCTTGTGGGAATTGCAATTCCCACCAAAGGTCAAAGTCTTCCTTTGGAAAGCCCTCCACGGTGGTTTACCTGTCCGAAACCGATTACACAGTAGGCTGCAGACGATCGAAGATATATGTCCGATGTGCCATGAATTAGGGGAATCAGTAAATCATTGCATATTTGACTGTAAGCATGCAAAGAAAATCGGGAGAAaaactgaatttgaaaattttgttacCTTCAACAGCTCTGAAGATTTCTGGAGGCGATGGATAAAGCTTATAGAGGCGCTGAGGAGAAGACCCAATTGGAAGATAAATAGTGCTTTTACTGCAATTCTCGCTTGGAGGATCTGGCTAGCACGAaaccttaaaatttttgaagCTAAAGACTCTGCCATTGATGTGCTCTATTCATCTGCCGTGAAACTCCTTGAAGAATTTGGGAAGAGAAAT GAGAAAACAAAGGAGAGACACCAGAGATTGAgggaggaagaaggagaagagagggagaatagGGGAGGGACGACACTGGCGGGATCGGGAGCTGCTGTTGCCGTCGAGGATGGGAacagagggggagagagagagatcgaagagaagagaaagagaagcatTGAGAGAGAAGACACGACCGAGGAGGAGGCGCTGTCTCACGCCGTCTCGCTTCGCGCTGCCGCCAAGCCGTCGTCATTGGGACTGCCGTCACCACCGTCGGAGGTCCCATCGCCGTCACTGCAT GAGGAGTCGCCGCTACTACTGTCGCCATCGCTGGAGTTCACCGCCGCCACCGTTGGAGATGAACCAATTCGTGCCCTAGCTGCCGGAGCTGGTTAA